One window from the genome of Bacillus tianshenii encodes:
- a CDS encoding STAS domain-containing protein, which yields MRIPILKLHEYLLISIQWELDDQTALQFQEDLLNKIHETGAKGVVIDLTSIDMIDSFIAKVLGDVVNMSNLLGAKVVLTGIQPAVAITLIDLGIYLRDVPTALDLEQGLDKLKQELGD from the coding sequence ATGAGGATTCCGATATTGAAGTTACATGAGTATTTGCTCATATCTATTCAATGGGAACTCGATGATCAAACAGCTTTACAATTTCAAGAAGACCTACTGAACAAAATTCATGAGACTGGCGCGAAAGGTGTAGTAATTGATCTAACATCAATTGACATGATCGACTCATTCATTGCAAAAGTTTTAGGGGATGTTGTCAATATGTCGAACCTTTTAGGCGCTAAAGTGGTTTTAACAGGTATCCAGCCTGCTGTTGCTATTACATTAATTGATTTAGGAATCTATCTACGTGACGTTCCAACAGCATTAGATTTAGAGCAGGGGTTGGATAAATTGAAACAGGAATTGGGGGATTAG
- a CDS encoding anti-sigma regulatory factor, translated as MNHQSCVNIQKEWDIVAARQLGRNVAKELGFGSVDQARVATAISELARNIYLYAGAGKICIEPAHDSGRPGLMIVASDAGPGIKDIRRVMEDGYSTSGGLGSGLPGVKRLMDDFTIESALNKGTEIVVYKWLRR; from the coding sequence ATGAACCACCAGTCCTGTGTGAATATACAAAAAGAATGGGATATTGTAGCGGCGAGGCAATTAGGACGAAACGTTGCAAAAGAGCTTGGCTTCGGAAGTGTTGATCAAGCGCGTGTAGCCACTGCGATCTCAGAGTTAGCACGAAACATTTATTTATATGCAGGAGCAGGAAAGATTTGTATTGAACCTGCCCATGATAGCGGGAGACCCGGTTTAATGATTGTTGCTTCTGATGCAGGACCTGGCATCAAAGATATCCGTAGAGTGATGGAAGATGGATATTCTACGTCAGGCGGGCTTGGATCAGGTTTGCCTGGTGTAAAACGTTTAATGGATGACTTTACGATCGAATCTGCTTTAAATAAAGGTACAGAAATTGTCGTTTATAAGTGGTTGCGTCGATAG
- a CDS encoding PP2C family protein-serine/threonine phosphatase, producing the protein METYKSILEDYLERKDETALYRAQRFSRKALEQKTSPEEVINMHILALQEIFPEMQKSVRDSFDFLLEVMMEYGMAYQEHQSLRNQQLELKSEIEVAANMQRTLLKSQTPFVSSMDIGALSVPAKKMNGDYFHFVQDEKDRVSVAIADIIGKGIPAALCMSMIKYSMDSLPETRMKPAAILENLNRVVEQNVDPSMFITMLYGIYDPSAHRFSYSSAGHEPGFYYHAEDDEFEELAAKGLVLGVSRNTIYKEYQRDVKPNDMVVLLTDGVTECRSGEEFIDRSQIADLIRKYINLPAQQIVENVYKELEKLQDFELRDDFTLLIIRRKV; encoded by the coding sequence ATGGAAACATATAAAAGTATATTAGAGGACTATTTAGAGCGTAAAGATGAGACTGCCTTATATCGCGCTCAACGTTTCAGCAGAAAAGCATTAGAGCAAAAGACATCACCAGAAGAAGTAATCAACATGCATATCTTAGCTCTTCAAGAAATCTTTCCTGAAATGCAAAAAAGTGTGCGCGACTCATTTGATTTTCTGTTAGAAGTGATGATGGAATATGGTATGGCTTATCAGGAACATCAGAGCTTACGAAACCAACAACTGGAATTGAAATCTGAAATAGAAGTCGCGGCAAACATGCAACGCACATTATTAAAATCACAAACCCCTTTTGTTTCATCAATGGATATTGGTGCGCTTAGCGTGCCTGCTAAGAAAATGAACGGCGATTACTTTCATTTTGTTCAAGATGAGAAAGATAGGGTAAGTGTAGCTATAGCAGATATTATCGGAAAAGGCATTCCGGCGGCACTATGTATGTCGATGATTAAGTATTCAATGGATAGCTTGCCAGAAACTCGCATGAAGCCTGCAGCAATCCTAGAAAATTTAAACCGTGTAGTAGAGCAGAACGTTGACCCAAGTATGTTTATTACAATGCTATACGGGATATATGACCCAAGTGCCCATCGTTTTTCTTATTCTTCAGCTGGCCATGAGCCAGGTTTTTATTATCATGCAGAAGATGATGAATTTGAAGAATTAGCAGCGAAGGGTCTTGTATTAGGTGTATCTCGGAATACGATTTACAAAGAGTATCAACGAGATGTTAAGCCGAATGACATGGTCGTCCTTCTTACAGACGGTGTTACAGAATGTCGTTCTGGAGAAGAGTTCATTGATCGATCCCAAATTGCAGATTTGATTCGAAAGTACATCAATCTCCCAGCGCAACAAATTGTTGAGAATGTTTACAAAGAATTAGAAAAGTTACAGGATTTTGAACTGCGGGATGACTTTACATTATTGATTATTCGACGGAAGGTTTAA
- a CDS encoding anti-sigma factor antagonist, with translation MNLKVDIIHNDSQIEVSVFGEVDAYTAPKLRESLIPLTEEEGVDIFVNLAGVDYMDSTGLGVFIGALKSSRKHNSTLKLHGMTDRVERLFQITGLNEVMDIETSPRGETQ, from the coding sequence GTGAATTTAAAAGTTGATATCATTCATAATGATTCTCAAATTGAAGTAAGTGTTTTTGGAGAAGTAGACGCTTATACAGCTCCAAAACTAAGAGAGTCGCTTATTCCTTTAACAGAAGAAGAAGGCGTCGATATTTTTGTTAATTTAGCCGGTGTTGATTATATGGATAGTACCGGGCTAGGTGTGTTTATTGGCGCATTAAAATCTAGTCGTAAGCATAATAGCACACTTAAATTACATGGAATGACCGATCGTGTTGAACGATTGTTTCAAATCACCGGTTTGAATGAAGTCATGGATATCGAAACTAGCCCAAGAGGTGAAACGCAATGA
- the rsbW gene encoding anti-sigma B factor RsbW, producing the protein MKQTVDYVEMKVPAKAEYVGVVRLTSSGIASRMGFSYEDIEDIKVAVSEASTNAIQHAYKEDEKTGEVLVGFSSYEDRLEIIISDHGQSFDSEEVRKKTGPYNAESPLEDLREGGLGLFLIDTLMDKLQINDDSGVIVIMTKYLNRDEVEHSGDTISTSQTK; encoded by the coding sequence ATGAAACAAACCGTCGATTATGTAGAGATGAAGGTTCCTGCCAAAGCTGAATATGTAGGGGTTGTACGGTTAACCTCTTCGGGTATAGCTAGTAGAATGGGCTTTTCATACGAAGACATTGAGGATATTAAAGTAGCGGTTTCAGAAGCATCTACAAATGCTATCCAACACGCATACAAAGAAGATGAAAAGACAGGAGAAGTCCTTGTTGGCTTTAGTAGCTATGAAGATCGTTTAGAAATTATTATTTCCGACCATGGTCAAAGCTTTGATTCAGAAGAGGTGAGAAAGAAGACAGGTCCATACAATGCTGAATCACCACTTGAAGATTTGCGGGAAGGTGGGTTAGGTCTATTTTTGATTGATACCTTGATGGATAAACTGCAAATCAATGATGATTCAGGCGTGATTGTAATCATGACCAAGTATTTAAACAGAGATGAGGTGGAGCATAGTGGCGACACAATCTCAACCTCGCAAACCAAATAA
- the sigB gene encoding RNA polymerase sigma factor SigB — translation MATQSQPRKPNKKEVYEWIEDFQNDRNKAEVQEKIVTQYQGLVESLARKYSRGKSIHDDLVQVGMLGLLAAIRRYDSTFGKSFESFAVPTIIGEIKRFIRDKTWSVHVPRRIKELGPKLKKAVEELTTDLQRSPKVYEIAEHLGVTEEEILETMEMGKSYQALSVDSKIEADAEGSTVTLLDLVGNQDENFETTDQRLILQKAFKVLTEREQAIIQYTYFENMSQKEAGEMLGISQMHVSRLQRRALKKLREAIRLEPQECIE, via the coding sequence GTGGCGACACAATCTCAACCTCGCAAACCAAATAAAAAAGAGGTTTATGAATGGATTGAGGATTTCCAAAATGACCGAAATAAGGCTGAGGTTCAAGAAAAGATTGTTACACAATATCAAGGCTTAGTTGAATCACTGGCGAGAAAGTACTCACGTGGAAAGAGCATTCACGATGATTTAGTACAAGTGGGTATGCTCGGTCTTCTTGCGGCGATCCGTCGCTATGATTCTACATTTGGCAAGTCATTTGAATCGTTTGCGGTTCCGACCATTATTGGTGAAATTAAACGCTTTATACGTGATAAGACATGGAGTGTTCATGTTCCACGACGGATTAAGGAACTAGGTCCAAAGCTTAAGAAAGCTGTAGAAGAGTTAACGACTGACTTGCAGCGTTCACCGAAAGTATATGAAATCGCTGAACACCTTGGGGTTACAGAAGAGGAAATTCTCGAAACGATGGAAATGGGTAAGAGTTATCAAGCATTATCCGTAGACAGCAAGATTGAAGCGGATGCAGAAGGAAGTACAGTTACGTTGCTTGATCTTGTCGGTAACCAAGATGAGAACTTTGAGACGACTGATCAAAGATTAATTCTTCAGAAGGCATTTAAAGTACTGACTGAACGTGAGCAAGCAATTATTCAATACACCTACTTTGAAAATATGAGTCAAAAAGAAGCTGGTGAGATGCTAGGTATATCACAAATGCACGTTTCTCGTTTGCAGCGGCGTGCGCTTAAGAAACTTCGTGAAGCGATTCGACTTGAACCGCAGGAGTGTATTGAATAA
- a CDS encoding PP2C family serine/threonine-protein phosphatase, producing the protein MIIEKYDNVDIAAYQRAKKGQTCCGDSYFMVETKGYFVCAVADGLGSGPEAKKSSEAAIQVVKRCHSGDVQTIMEECNRTLTGKRGAVLGLLKVDYEKREIVYSSVGNIRFILYSPTGKITYPLPKSGYLSGRPVDIPVQQIAYEEDSTFLIHSDGLQLKSLKKVIWKMTSPEVASTELKKYVAEGLDDTTFIVGKIHSS; encoded by the coding sequence ATGATTATCGAAAAATACGATAATGTGGATATTGCAGCTTATCAGCGGGCGAAAAAAGGGCAAACATGTTGTGGTGACAGTTACTTTATGGTTGAGACAAAAGGTTACTTTGTATGTGCTGTAGCGGATGGGCTTGGGAGCGGGCCAGAAGCAAAGAAGTCATCCGAAGCAGCTATACAGGTAGTGAAACGATGCCATTCAGGTGATGTCCAAACCATCATGGAAGAATGCAATCGAACCTTGACTGGAAAGCGTGGTGCAGTCCTCGGTCTTTTGAAAGTTGATTATGAAAAGCGTGAGATCGTTTATAGCTCTGTAGGAAATATACGCTTCATTCTTTATTCGCCTACAGGTAAAATCACCTATCCGTTGCCGAAGAGTGGTTACCTTTCAGGACGTCCAGTAGATATCCCGGTTCAACAGATAGCGTATGAGGAGGACTCTACTTTTCTTATCCATTCTGATGGCTTACAGCTAAAGTCGTTAAAGAAAGTGATTTGGAAAATGACTTCACCTGAAGTCGCCTCGACAGAATTGAAGAAATACGTTGCTGAAGGACTTGATGATACAACCTTCATCGTTGGAAAAATCCATTCCTCATAA
- a CDS encoding Tex family protein, with protein sequence MTIKTIAQELQLKEKQIQEVINLLEDSNTVPFIARYRKEQTGGLDEVQIRDIMEKWQYAQNLEKRKEEVVRLIDEQGKLTDELKKSIEVSTKLQEVEDLYRPYKQKRRTRATVAKEKGLEPFAQWLFKLPKEGNPQEEAKKYLSDEKEVLSVEDALNGAKDIIAEQISDDAQTRQLIREKTFKQGKLETKAKDTEKDEKKIYEMYYEYEEPVSKVVPHRVLAMNRGEKEGALKVSVAIDEASIVNVIERKFVKYPNSPTAPYVIEAIEDGYKRLIQPSIEREIRNELTDKAEEQAIHIFAENLRHLLLQPPLKGKVVLGVDPAYRTGCKLSVVDATGKVLKIDVIYPHPPVSKASEAKKKIKAIIQQFGVEIVAIGNGTASRETETFVADILREMEEGIFYLIVNEAGASVYSASDLAREEFPDFQVEERSAVSIARRLQDPLAELVKIDPKSVGVGQYQHDVTQKRLNESLTFVVETVVNQVGVNVNTASSSLLQYVAGLTKTAANNIVKKREEIGHFRNRKQLKDVPRLGPKTYEQCIGFLRILEGEQPLDRTPIHPESYKETEQLLHKLGCTVNELGTEKLKEQLSQIDIAGTAEQLEIGKLTLQDIVDALSRPGRDPRDDVPKPLLRTDILTLEDLSKGMELEGTVRNVVDFGAFVDIGVKQDGLVHISKLSRRFVKHPLDVVSVGQIVKVWVDDVDKNKGRVALTMLSPE encoded by the coding sequence GTGACGATAAAGACAATCGCGCAAGAACTTCAATTAAAAGAAAAACAAATTCAAGAAGTAATAAATCTACTTGAAGACTCAAACACCGTTCCGTTTATTGCCCGGTACCGAAAAGAACAAACCGGTGGGCTTGATGAAGTCCAAATTAGAGATATCATGGAGAAATGGCAATATGCACAGAACTTAGAGAAGCGAAAAGAAGAAGTTGTTCGCTTAATCGATGAGCAAGGAAAGCTGACAGATGAGCTCAAGAAATCTATTGAAGTTTCTACGAAGCTGCAGGAAGTAGAGGATTTATATCGCCCTTACAAGCAAAAGCGTCGTACGCGTGCCACGGTTGCGAAGGAAAAAGGCCTTGAACCATTCGCACAATGGCTGTTTAAGTTGCCGAAAGAAGGTAATCCGCAAGAAGAGGCAAAGAAATATCTATCAGATGAAAAAGAAGTACTTTCTGTTGAAGATGCTTTAAATGGAGCGAAGGACATTATTGCGGAGCAAATTTCTGATGACGCACAAACGAGACAGCTGATTCGTGAGAAGACATTTAAACAAGGGAAGCTTGAAACGAAGGCAAAAGATACTGAGAAAGACGAGAAGAAAATTTACGAAATGTACTATGAGTATGAAGAGCCTGTCTCAAAGGTAGTGCCGCACCGTGTGTTAGCGATGAATCGCGGGGAAAAAGAAGGTGCTTTGAAAGTCTCTGTTGCTATTGATGAAGCATCAATTGTAAACGTAATAGAGCGCAAGTTTGTTAAATATCCGAACTCTCCGACTGCCCCTTATGTTATTGAAGCAATTGAAGATGGTTATAAGCGATTAATTCAACCGTCGATTGAACGAGAGATTCGCAATGAATTAACTGATAAGGCGGAAGAGCAAGCTATACATATTTTTGCAGAAAACTTACGTCACCTTCTACTACAACCACCATTAAAAGGGAAGGTTGTGCTTGGCGTCGACCCGGCATATCGAACGGGTTGTAAGCTCTCTGTTGTAGATGCAACTGGGAAAGTGTTAAAGATTGACGTCATCTATCCGCATCCACCTGTTTCGAAGGCTAGTGAAGCGAAGAAGAAGATCAAGGCAATTATTCAGCAGTTTGGCGTGGAAATTGTTGCGATTGGGAATGGAACAGCTTCAAGGGAAACAGAAACCTTTGTAGCGGATATTTTGCGAGAGATGGAAGAGGGAATTTTCTACCTTATTGTAAATGAGGCGGGCGCCAGTGTTTACTCGGCTTCTGATCTTGCAAGGGAAGAGTTTCCTGATTTTCAGGTGGAAGAACGGAGCGCGGTCTCCATTGCAAGAAGACTACAAGATCCTCTTGCAGAATTAGTGAAAATTGATCCGAAGTCTGTCGGTGTTGGCCAGTATCAACATGATGTGACGCAGAAGCGTTTGAATGAATCACTCACCTTTGTTGTAGAAACAGTTGTAAACCAAGTTGGAGTGAATGTGAATACGGCGTCTTCCTCCTTATTGCAATATGTAGCTGGCCTTACGAAAACAGCTGCAAATAATATTGTGAAGAAGCGAGAAGAAATTGGACATTTCCGTAATCGGAAACAATTGAAAGACGTACCTCGCCTTGGCCCGAAAACATATGAGCAATGTATCGGTTTCTTGCGTATTTTAGAAGGTGAACAGCCATTAGACCGCACACCTATTCACCCTGAAAGCTATAAGGAAACAGAACAATTGTTACATAAGCTTGGTTGTACGGTGAATGAATTAGGTACAGAGAAATTGAAAGAGCAGCTTTCTCAAATTGATATCGCGGGTACAGCAGAGCAGCTAGAAATCGGGAAATTAACACTTCAGGATATTGTGGATGCCTTGAGTCGACCAGGCCGTGACCCGCGCGATGATGTGCCAAAGCCATTGCTGCGAACAGATATTTTAACACTCGAAGACTTATCGAAAGGGATGGAGTTAGAAGGAACCGTCCGAAATGTTGTTGACTTTGGTGCATTTGTTGACATAGGTGTAAAACAAGATGGTCTTGTGCACATTTCAAAGTTAAGCAGACGCTTCGTGAAACATCCATTAGATGTTGTCTCGGTAGGACAGATTGTTAAGGTTTGGGTTGATGATGTAGATAAGAATAAAGGAAGAGTTGCATTAACGATGCTTTCTCCAGAATAA
- the cmpA gene encoding cortex morphogenetic protein CmpA, with product MPIWLINQLTRAFKEKDCGQIRLLNQCWFFYRKKHCS from the coding sequence ATGCCTATTTGGTTAATTAATCAACTGACGCGAGCATTTAAAGAAAAGGATTGCGGGCAAATTCGTCTACTTAATCAATGTTGGTTTTTCTATAGAAAAAAACACTGCTCATAA
- a CDS encoding SprT family protein, whose amino-acid sequence MNDAELQALTEEISETYFGLPFAHQAYFNHRLRTTGGRYMLRSHHIEINRKYLDEQGKEALVGIIKHELVHYHLHLAGKGYKHRDRDFKQLMKEVGAPRYCTPLSSAKKTTVYHFYTCKQCGLIYKRKRRINTAKYVCGKCKGKLQKTS is encoded by the coding sequence ATGAATGATGCCGAGCTTCAAGCATTAACCGAGGAAATCTCTGAGACGTACTTTGGTTTGCCATTTGCACATCAAGCATACTTCAATCACCGGTTGAGAACGACAGGCGGCCGATATATGCTGCGTTCACATCACATTGAAATTAACCGAAAGTACCTTGATGAGCAGGGGAAGGAAGCATTGGTTGGGATTATCAAGCATGAACTCGTGCATTATCACCTGCATCTTGCTGGTAAAGGGTACAAGCATCGTGACCGAGACTTTAAACAATTAATGAAGGAAGTAGGAGCACCTCGTTATTGCACCCCACTCTCATCAGCGAAGAAAACAACGGTTTATCATTTCTATACATGCAAGCAGTGTGGGCTCATTTACAAACGAAAGCGACGGATTAATACGGCGAAGTATGTCTGTGGTAAGTGTAAAGGGAAACTGCAAAAAACGTCCTGA
- a CDS encoding aminotransferase class I/II-fold pyridoxal phosphate-dependent enzyme — translation MSKHFDTKTVHSGENVDVKSVSKTKPIYQTSVFAFENLDDLEGYFSGEKDYLYSRMGNPNVNDLAASVAKLENAPAGLAAASGMAAILSGLLAVVSNGDHIVAPTDLYGGTYQLLAEELKTFGIEVSFVSFANHENVKSAIQANTKLIYSESVTNPFLRVENIDGLISIAKAYNVKVMIDNTFATPYLSQPYEKGVDLVVHSATKYIGGHSDVTAGVLVGDEELVQKAKQKVSNLGANLSPFEAWLGCRGLKTLSVRMERHVKNAQKLADRLRKNHLVSKVFYPEFVSEKGNGAIVTVDMTEKCNVEAFFENLTWIKIVPSLAGCETSISYPLGTSHRSLPEDLQKELGITKGLIRISVGLEDSADIIEEIEQALLQAAK, via the coding sequence TTGTCGAAACATTTTGATACGAAAACAGTGCATTCTGGTGAGAATGTTGATGTGAAAAGTGTAAGTAAAACAAAGCCTATTTATCAAACGTCTGTTTTTGCTTTTGAAAACTTAGATGATTTGGAAGGTTATTTTAGTGGTGAGAAGGACTATCTTTATTCTCGAATGGGAAATCCAAATGTGAATGATTTAGCAGCAAGTGTTGCAAAATTAGAAAATGCTCCAGCAGGATTGGCTGCAGCTTCAGGTATGGCTGCGATTCTTTCAGGGTTATTAGCAGTCGTTTCGAATGGTGATCATATTGTAGCGCCTACTGACCTTTATGGTGGAACATATCAGCTGCTGGCCGAAGAGCTTAAGACGTTTGGAATTGAGGTCTCATTTGTATCGTTTGCAAACCACGAGAACGTGAAGAGTGCTATTCAAGCTAATACAAAGCTCATTTATTCTGAGTCTGTCACAAATCCTTTTCTTAGAGTAGAAAATATTGATGGTTTAATAAGCATAGCGAAAGCATATAATGTAAAGGTTATGATTGACAATACATTTGCTACACCTTACTTATCTCAACCTTATGAAAAAGGCGTAGATTTAGTTGTACATAGCGCAACAAAGTATATTGGCGGACATAGTGATGTAACAGCTGGTGTATTAGTTGGTGATGAGGAATTAGTGCAAAAAGCGAAACAAAAAGTTTCAAACCTTGGAGCAAACTTAAGCCCATTTGAAGCATGGCTAGGATGCAGAGGATTAAAAACCTTATCTGTTCGGATGGAGCGACATGTGAAGAACGCCCAAAAGCTTGCTGACAGATTAAGAAAAAACCATCTCGTTAGCAAAGTCTTTTACCCTGAATTTGTTTCGGAAAAAGGAAATGGGGCAATTGTTACGGTTGATATGACAGAAAAATGCAATGTGGAAGCATTTTTTGAAAATTTAACTTGGATTAAGATTGTTCCATCACTTGCAGGATGTGAAACGAGTATTTCTTATCCTCTTGGTACTTCTCATCGGAGTTTGCCAGAAGATTTGCAGAAAGAACTAGGAATTACAAAAGGGCTTATTCGAATTTCGGTTGGGTTAGAAGATAGTGCAGATATTATCGAAGAAATCGAACAGGCGCTATTACAAGCGGCAAAATGA